In Zygosaccharomyces rouxii strain CBS732 chromosome F complete sequence, a single window of DNA contains:
- a CDS encoding uncharacterized protein (weakly similar to uniprot|P32768 Saccharomyces cerevisiae YAR050W), translating to MIPKMIISQWLMWFSMLGVMKVLATTACLPQNQAQNGFKANFYQYDFGDEVTYADPAYMAGEYSQRQLLGTQTNVDNILIAYGMKCRLWDGRVVVPTEPWNFDYSKCTNNDYIYNQQPGSVYGFDLYATDFTVELTGYFLAPQDGTYTFAFKHIDDSAILNFGEGIAFDCCDQGNAANGNTNFSINAIKPNNGPTGHTTIEVDLAANYYYPIKIVFTNTEQIAMLYTTVTLPDGTLVANDFSGYVFSFDSDPQQPSCTVSNPLPFVTSTSTTSWTGSFTSTYTTKTDIITDTNGNGEGQVVIGVETPTTAAVLSTAFTPYSGSTTSTFSTESTWITGTDGKTTPESIYYVETPTTPAVLTTEYTPYSGSVSSTFSTESTWITGNDGKITPESVYHVETPTIPPVLSTSYTSYDGNTTSTYSTESTWISGNDGKTTPETIYYVETPTTPAVLTTEYTPYSGSVSSTFSTESTWITGNDGKITPESVYHVETPTIAPILSTDYTGYSGNATSTFSTESTWITGTDGKTTPETIYHVETPTIAPVLSTSYTGYDGNTTSTFSTESTWITGTDGKTTPESIYHVETPTVAPILSTDYTSYPGNATSTFSTESTWVTGTDGKTTPESIYHVQTPTVAPILSTDYTGYPGNATSTFSTESTWITGTDGKTTPESIYHVETPTVAPILSTDYTGYPGNATSTFSTESTWVTGTDGKTTPESIYHVQTPTVAPILSTDYTGYPGNATSTFSTESTWITGTDGKTTPESIYHVETPTVAPILSTDYTGYPGNATSTFSTESTWITGTDGKTTPESIYHVETPTVAPILSTDYTGYPGNATSTFSTESTWITGTDGKTTPESIYHVQTPTVAPILSTNYTGYPGNATSTFSTESTWVTGTDGKTTPESIYHVQTPTVGPILSTVYTGYPGNATSTFSTESTWITGTDGKTTPESIYHVETPTVAPILSTDYTGYPGNATSTFSTESTWITGTDGKTTPESIYHVQTPTVGPILSTVYNGYPGNATSTFSTESTWITGTDGKTTPESIYHVETPTVAPILSTDYTGYPGNATSTFSTESTWITGTDGKTTPESIYHVQTPTVAPILSTNYTGYPGNATSTFSTESTWVTGTDGKTTPESIYHVQTPTVGPILSTVYNGYPGNATSTFSTESTWITGTDGKTTPESIYHVQTPTVAPILSTDYTGYPGNATSTFSTESTWVTGTDGKTTPESIYHVQTPTVAPILSTNYTGYPGNATSTFSTESTWVTGTDGKTTPESIYHVQTPTVGPILSTVYTGYPGNATSTFSTESTWVTGTDGKTTPESIYHVQTPTVAPILSTDYTGYPGNATSTFSTESTWITGTDGKTTPESIYHVQTPTVAPILSTDYTGYPGNATSTFSTDSTWVTGTDGKTTPESIYHVQTPTVGPILSTVYTGYPGNATSTFSTESTWITGTDGKTTPESIYHVETPTVAPILSTDYTGYPGNATSTFSTESTWITGTDGKTTPETIYHVETPTSTGASSTAAGAFSISTNGSSIPSGILSTEYSPYPGSASSTFSTETTWFTGTDGKTTPETIYHVETPTVAPILSTVYTGYPGNATSTFTTESTWITGTDGNTTPETIYHVETPTSTGASSTPSGVLSTEYSPYPGSASSTFSTETTWFTGTDGKTTPETIYHVETPTVAPILSTVYTGYPGNATSTFTTESTWITGTDGNTTPETIYHVETPTSTGASSTPSGVLSTEYSPYPGSASSTFSTETTWFTGTDGKTTPETIYHVETPTSIPVKNTPHSWSGGNRTSITDDKTYYTTNTDVITSATTYCPYPTTLITQSQTFTVTQPSTLTITYTNSGATAILPVTQTTSSNEQNTVSPQATTTNEASQQGANTQQNNGGSPATFTSLATSTTNEASQQGADTQQSNGGSPATVTSLATSTEIVTELTTYCPSPTVLTTNGATYTITEATTLTITDCPCTLTHTNTIMKTADSNAPVVTAFTDGSSSSGNNNGGSPETFASLATSTNDEASQQGANTQQNKGDSPETVTSLATSTEIVTELTTYCPSPTVLTTNGATYTITEATTLTITDCPCTLTHTNTIMKTADSNTPAATAFTTGGSSNSGNNNSGQNSAQANVAVVTTTEVVETLTTYCSDYTILSTNGAAYTVTAPTTLTITDCPCTVTRTNTVSDTQPTEGPTVAGFNTTTPAFGAAGFGYTNKTQALAGPIFNNGSNYVTTIYGGNSSAITTTASPLSLSSSSPYTKQSVSSKGGDNVMTQYNTVTATADESPRTEPTEVSTTTLVASNITVTEGTTAFTTITPSQSALPKRDYNRNSKLSVTISSNAANSLTSSSLIAILGFLFMLFN from the coding sequence ATGATCCCAAAGATGATCATTTCCCAATGGTTGATGTGGTTCAGTATGCTAGGAGTTATGAAAGTCTTAGCTACTACCGCTTGTTTACCTCAGAACCAAGCTCAAAATGGTTTCAAGGCTAATTTCTATCAATATGACTTTGGAGATGAAGTAACTTATGCTGATCCAGCTTACATGGCTGGAGAGTACAGTCAAAGGCAACTTTTAGGTACACAAACCAACGTCGACAACATTCTCATTGCCTATGGTATGAAATGTAGGTTATGGGATGGTAGAGTCGTCGTACCAACAGAACCATGGAACTTCGACTACTCCAAATGTACTAACAACGATTACATCTATAATCAACAACCAGGCAGCGTATACGGATTTGATCTTTATGCAACAGACTTCACTGTTGAACTCACTGGTTATTTCCTTGCTCCCCAAGATGGTACATATACTTTTGCCTTCAAACATATTGACGATTCCGCTATTCTCAATTTCGGTGAAGGTATCGCTTTCGACTGTTGCGATCAAGGTAACGCAGCTAACGGCAATACAAATTTCTCCATTAATGCCATCAAACCAAATAATGGACCAACAGGACACACAACCATCGAGGTAGACCTTGCTGcaaattattattacccgattaaaattgttttcaCCAACACCGAGCAAATTGCAATGCTTTATACTACCGTAACTTTACCGGATGGAACACTTGTCGCTAATGATTTCAGCGGCTATGTGTTTTCCTTCGATAGTGACCCACAACAACCAAGTTGTACAGTGTCGAATCCTTTACCATTTGTTACTAGCACAAGTACAACTTCTTGGACCGGATCGTTCACTTCCACATACACTACTAAAACGGATATTATCACTGACACTAACGGAAACGGCGAAGGCCAGGTAGTAATCGGGGTCGAAACCCCTACCACCGCAGCAGTCTTGAGTACGGCTTTCACACCATATTCCGGGAGTACAACATCAACGTTTTCTACTGAGAGTACATGGATTACTGGTACCGACGGTAAGACCACTCCAGAAAGTATCTACTATGTCGAGACACCTACAACCCCAGCAGTGTTGACAACCGAATACACACCATACTCTGGTAGCGTTAGCTCTACGTTCTCCACTGAAAGCACCTGGATCACTGGTAACGATGGTAAGATCACTCCAGAAAGTGTCTACCATGTCGAAACCCCAACTATTCCACCAGTGCTATCAACAAGTTACACCAGTTACGACGGCAATACCACTTCAACATATTCCACGGAAAGTACTTGGATCAGTGGTAACGACGGTAAGACCACTCCGGAGACTATCTACTATGTCGAGACACCTACAACTCCAGCAGTGTTGACAACCGAATACACACCATACTCTGGTAGCGTTAGCTCTACGTTCTCCACTGAAAGTACCTGGATCACTGGTAACGATGGTAAGATCACTCCAGAAAGTGTCTACCATGTGGAAACCCCAACTATTGCTCCAATCTTGAGTACCGACTACACTGGTTACAGCGGAAATGCTACTTCCACGTTCTCCACCGAAAGTACTTGGATCACTGGTACCGACGGTAAGACTACTCCGGAGACAATTTACCACGTCGAGACTCCAACTATTGCACCAGTATTATCAACAAGCTACACTGGCTACGATGGTAATACTACATCCACTTTCTCTACTGAGAGTACCTGGATCACTGGTACCGACGGTAAGACCACTCCAGAAAGTATCTACCATGTGGAAACCCCAACTGTTGCACCAATCTTGAGTACCGATTACACTAGCTACCCAGGTAATGCCACATCCACTTTCTCCACTGAAAGCACTTGGGTTACTGGTACCGATGGCAAAACTACTCCAGAAAGTATCTACCACGTCCAGACTCCAACTGTTGCACCAATCTTGAGTACCGATTACACTGGCTACCCAGGTAATGCtacttccactttctctaCTGAAAGTACCTGGATCACTGGTACCGATGGCAAAACTACTCCAGAAAGTATCTACCATGTGGAAACCCCAACTGTTGCACCAATCTTGAGTACCGATTACACTGGCTACCCAGGTAATGCtacttccactttctctaCTGAAAGCACTTGGGTTACTGGTACCGATGGCAAAACTACTCCAGAAAGTATCTACCACGTCCAGACTCCAACTGTTGCACCAATCTTGAGTACCGATTACACAGGCTACCCAGGTAATGCtacttccactttctctaCTGAAAGTACCTGGATCACTGGTACCGACGGTAAGACCACTCCAGAAAGTATCTACCATGTGGAAACCCCAACTGTTGCACCAATCTTGAGTACCGATTACACAGGCTACCCAGGTAATGCCACATCCACTTTCTCTACTGAAAGTACCTGGATCACTGGTACCGACGGTAAGACCACTCCAGAAAGTATCTACCATGTGGAAACCCCAACTGTTGCACCAATCTTGAGTACCGATTACACTGGATACCCAGGTAATGCCACATCCACTTTCTCCACTGAAAGTACCTGGATCACTGGTACCGATGGCAAAACTACTCCAGAAAGTATTTACCACGTCCAGACTCCAACTGTTGCACCAATCTTGAGTACCAATTACACTGGCTACCCAGGTAATGCtacttccactttctccACCGAAAGTACCTGGGTTACTGGTACCGACGGTAAGACTACTCCAGAAAGTATTTACCACGTCCAGACTCCAACTGTTGGTCCTATTTTGTCAACGGTCTACACTGGCTACCCAGGTAATGCtacttccactttctctaCTGAAAGTACCTGGATCACTGGTACCGACGGTAAGACCACTCCGGAAAGTATCTACCATGTGGAAACCCCAACTGTTGCACCAATCTTGAGTACCGATTACACTGGCTACCCAGGTAATGCtacttccactttctccACTGAAAGTACCTGGATCACTGGTACCGACGGTAAGACCACTCCAGAAAGTATTTACCACGTCCAGACTCCAACTGTTGGTCCTATTTTGTCAACAGTCTACAATGGCTACCCAGGTAATGCtacttccactttctctaCTGAAAGTACCTGGATCACTGGTACCGACGGTAAGACCACTCCAGAAAGTATCTACCATGTGGAAACCCCAACTGTTGCACCAATCTTGAGTACCGATTACACTGGATACCCAGGTAATGCCACATCCACTTTCTCCACTGAAAGTACCTGGATCACTGGTACCGATGGCAAAACTACTCCAGAAAGTATCTACCACGTCCAGACTCCAACTGTTGCACCAATCTTGAGTACCAATTACACTGGCTACCCAGGTAATGCtacttccactttctccACCGAAAGTACCTGGGTTACTGGTACCGACGGTAAGACTACTCCAGAAAGTATTTACCACGTCCAGACTCCAACTGTTGGTCCTATTTTGTCAACAGTCTACAATGGCTACCCAGGTAATGCtacttccactttctccACTGAAAGTACCTGGATCACTGGTACCGACGGTAAGACCACTCCAGAAAGTATCTACCACGTCCAGACTCCAACTGTTGCACCAATCTTGAGTACCGATTACACAGGCTACCCAGGTAATGCtacttccactttctctaCTGAAAGCACTTGGGTTACTGGTACCGATGGCAAAACTACTCCAGAAAGTATCTACCACGTCCAGACTCCAACTGTTGCACCAATCTTGAGTACCAATTACACTGGCTACCCAGGTAATGCtacttccactttctccACCGAAAGTACCTGGGTTACTGGTACCGACGGTAAGACTACTCCAGAAAGTATTTACCACGTCCAGACTCCAACTGTTGGTCCTATTTTGTCAACGGTCTACACTGGCTACCCAGGTAATGCtacttccactttctctaCTGAAAGCACTTGGGTTACTGGTACCGATGGCAAAACTACTCCAGAAAGTATCTACCACGTCCAGACTCCAACTGTTGCACCAATCTTGAGTACCGATTACACAGGCTACCCAGGTAATGCtacttccactttctccACTGAAAGTACCTGGATCACTGGTACCGATGGCAAAACTACTCCAGAAAGTATCTACCACGTCCAGACTCCAACTGTTGCACCAATCTTGAGTACCGATTACACAGGCTACCCAGGTAATGCCACATCCACTTTCTCTACTGATAGCACTTGGGTTACTGGTACCGATGGCAAAACTACTCCAGAAAGTATCTACCACGTCCAGACTCCAACTGTTGGTCCTATTCTGTCAACAGTCTACACTGGCTACCCAGGTAATGCtacttccactttctccACTGAGAGTACTTGGATCACTGGTACCGACGGTAAGACCACTCCAGAAAGTATCTACCATGTGGAAACCCCAACTGTTGCACCAATCTTGAGTACCGATTACACAGGCTACCCAGGTAATGCCACATCCACTTTCTCTACTGAAAGTACCTGGATCACTGGTACCGATGGTAAGACTACTCCGGAGACAATTTACCACGTCGAAACTCCAACTTCAACTGGCGCTTCGTCAACAGCAGCTGGTGCTTTTTCGATTTCAACTAATGGTTCGTCCATCCCAAGCGGTATTTTGAGTACTGAATATTCCCCCTACCCCGGTAGTGCTTCTTCAACCTTCTCTACCGAAACCACCTGGTTCACTGGTACCGACGGTAAGACCACTCCAGAGACTATCTACCATGTCGAGACTCCAACTGTTGCTCCAATCTTGAGTACAGTCTACACCGGCTACCCAGGTAATGCCACATCCACTTTCACTACTGAAAGCACTTGGATTACTGGTACTGACGGTAACACTACTCCAGAAACGATCTACCACGTCGAAACTCCAACTTCAACTGGCGCTTCGTCAACCCCAAGTGGTGTTTTGAGTACTGAATATTCTCCTTACCCTGGTAGTGCTTCCTCGACCTTCTCTACCGAAACCACCTGGTTCACTGGTACCGACGGTAAGACCACTCCAGAGACTATCTACCATGTCGAGACTCCAACTGTTGCTCCAATCTTGAGTACAGTCTACACCGGCTACCCAGGTAATGCCACATCCACTTTCACTACTGAAAGCACTTGGATTACTGGTACTGACGGTAACACTACTCCAGAAACGATCTACCACGTCGAAACTCCAACTTCAACTGGCGCTTCGTCAACCCCAAGTGGTGTTTTGAGTACTGAATATTCTCCTTACCCTGGTAGTGCTTCCTCGACCTTCTCTACCGAAACCACCTGGTTCACTGGTACCGACGGTAAGACCACTCCAGAAACGATCTACCATGTTGAAACACCAACCTCTATCCCGGTCAAAAATACTCCACACAGTTGGTCAGGCGGCAATAGGACTTCTATTACCGATGACAAGACCTACTACACGACAAACACTGATGTCATAACGAGCGCCACGACTTACTGCCCATACCCAACGACTTTGATAACGCAGAGTCAAACATTCACAGTGACGCAACCATCAACCTTAACAATAACCTATACCAATTCAGGAGCAACAGCAATTTTGCCAGTTACTCAGacaacatcttcaaatgagCAAAATACCGTGAGCCCACAGGCAACTACTACCAATGAAGCATCTCAACAGGGAGCAAATACCCAACAGAATAACGGTGGTTCTCCAGCAACTTTTACCTCTCTAGCAACTTCCACCACCAATGAAGCATCCCAACAGGGAGCAGATACCCAACAAAGTAACGGTGGTTCTCCAGCAACAGTTACATCTCTAGCAACTTCCACTGAAATTGTTACAGAGTTGACCACCTACTGTCCAAGTCCAACGGTGTTAACAACTAATGGTGCCACATATACAATCACAGAGGCCACAACGTTAACCATAACTGATTGCCCATGTACCTTGACACATACCAACACCATTATGAAAACCGCTGATTCCAACGCACCTGTTGTCACAGCTTTCACTGACGGTAGCTCCAGCAGTggcaacaacaacggtGGCTCGCCAGAAACATTCGCATCTTTGGCAACTTCCACCAACGATGAGGCATCCCAACAGGGAGCAAATACCCAACAAAATAAAGGTGATTCACCAGAAACGGTTACATCTCTAGCAACTTCCACTGAAATTGTTACAGAGTTGACCACATACTGTCCAAGTCCAACGGTGTTAACAACTAATGGTGCCACATATACAATCACAGAGGCTACAACGTTAACCATAACTGATTGCCCATGTACCTTGACACATACCAACACCATTATGAAAACCGCTGATTCAAACACACCTGCTGCCACAGCTTTCACTACTGGTGGTAGCTCCAATAGTGGCAACAATAACAGTGGACAAAATAGTGCACAAGCAAATGTTGCAGTCGTCACTACCACAGAAGTCGTGGAAACTTTAACCACTTATTGTTCCGATTACACTATTTTAAGTACTAATGGTGCCGCTTACACCGTTACAGCACCAACTACATTAACCATTACCGACTGTCCCTGCACTGTGACTCGTACCAACACTGTTAGCGACACACAACCTACAGAGGGACCAACGGTAGCTGGTTTCAATACCACTACCCCAGCTTTCGGTGCGGCCGGATTTGGCTATACCAACAAAACACAGGCTCTTGCTGGACCAATCTTTAATAATGGAAGTAACTATGTGACAACCATATATGGAGGTAACAGTTCAGCAATAACCACAACAGCTTCTCCATTGTCATTgtcttcctcttctcctTACACGAAGCAAAGCGTTTCATCTAAGGGTGGAGATAATGTCATGACTCAATACAATACCGTGACTGCTACTGCCGATGAATCTCCAAGGACTGAGCCTACAGAAGTTTCAACAACCACCCTTGTTGCTTCTAATATTACTGTAACTGAAGGTACTACAGCATTTACCACAATAACTCCATCTCAAAGTGCTCTCCCCAAGAGGGATTATAACAGGAATAGTAAATTGTCTGTTACCATTAGCTCAAATGCAGCTAACAGTTTAACATCAAGTTCGTTGATCGCCATTCTAGGCTTCCTCTTCATGCTTTTTAATTGA